The following are from one region of the Candidatus Zixiibacteriota bacterium genome:
- a CDS encoding tetratricopeptide repeat protein, protein MRLASILFICILMLPVSSASGSDQDIWEQANNAYDQNNFKEALDGYLLLLEHGNRSPSVYYNLGSAYFKNNQVGMAIAAYRLCLKLDPSFTKAQENLEYVRRYTVDKVEKPPKGFLLNLWSGMAGIFSAEEYFVFTIIIYWILSLIITLMILGIGKKEFLSYLLILLVVVFILSGVQTHFVINETINTKWGVLTAASAELREGPGEDFEKIFTGHEGLEFKILSQRQGYYLVELANGLNGWIKGATLTEI, encoded by the coding sequence ATGAGATTAGCTTCAATACTGTTTATATGCATACTAATGCTTCCGGTTAGTTCTGCAAGCGGTTCCGATCAGGATATCTGGGAACAGGCAAATAATGCGTATGACCAAAATAATTTTAAAGAGGCTTTGGACGGCTATCTATTGCTTCTGGAACATGGGAACCGAAGCCCTTCGGTATATTATAATCTCGGCAGCGCTTATTTTAAAAATAACCAGGTTGGTATGGCAATAGCCGCCTATCGTTTATGCCTCAAGCTCGACCCATCCTTCACTAAGGCGCAAGAAAATCTCGAATATGTGCGCAGATATACTGTCGATAAGGTAGAAAAACCGCCAAAAGGATTTTTGCTGAATCTATGGTCGGGTATGGCAGGGATATTTTCTGCTGAAGAGTATTTTGTGTTTACTATAATTATTTACTGGATTTTAAGCTTGATTATAACTTTAATGATATTGGGAATCGGTAAAAAGGAGTTTTTAAGTTATTTGTTGATATTGCTTGTCGTAGTGTTTATCTTGTCGGGCGTTCAAACTCATTTTGTGATTAACGAAACAATTAATACAAAGTGGGGCGTTCTAACGGCAGCTTCAGCAGAGTTGAGAGAAGGACCGGGTGAGGATTTTGAGAAAATCTTCACTGGCCATGAGGGATTGGAATTTAAGATACTATCCCAAAGGCAAGGCTATTACTTGGTTGAACTTGCCAATGGCTTAAATGGATGGATTAAGGGAGCCACCTTGACGGAGATTTAA
- a CDS encoding flippase-like domain-containing protein, whose translation MALLKRKRFWGAILALILIIFLFRDFKFKEIWNIIISINFWYLIPLCIAEFLIAFVRSQRWKYIIDPGKKISSLDIFSTFSIGMMMNLLLPALTGQVARIFLLAKKESMKKTFAFTTVVLEVLFDAIVLFGLLLFVSTFYVFPDYISGWWPIGGLAVAALAGWLYWLSRNYKAAAEKIENGSFNEVKGFAERLLYLKTTFIYGLQMLHSSKHLFLVTGFTIISWSFQAIMVYLLIGAFSLNIDLWGAVIIMIINTIMVLIVVTPVNIGTFQLACVFALSLFGIDKHTALSFSIVLHAFNYIPPVLLGWFFSVKEGLSFKKLYNERAQKDSDEIEIEEIKIREPIR comes from the coding sequence TTGGCTCTATTGAAGAGAAAAAGGTTTTGGGGAGCAATACTCGCTTTAATTCTTATAATCTTTTTATTCAGGGATTTTAAGTTTAAAGAAATCTGGAATATTATTATAAGTATAAACTTCTGGTATCTAATCCCGCTTTGTATAGCGGAATTCCTGATTGCTTTTGTTCGCTCTCAGCGATGGAAATATATTATCGATCCGGGCAAAAAGATCAGCTCATTGGATATATTTTCGACATTTTCAATCGGTATGATGATGAACCTTCTATTACCGGCTTTAACCGGTCAGGTTGCGCGTATTTTCCTGTTAGCTAAAAAAGAGTCAATGAAAAAAACATTTGCTTTCACCACAGTCGTTTTAGAGGTCTTATTCGATGCTATCGTGTTGTTTGGGTTATTGCTTTTTGTTTCCACATTTTATGTGTTCCCGGATTATATCAGCGGTTGGTGGCCAATTGGCGGACTGGCTGTTGCAGCGTTAGCCGGCTGGTTATATTGGTTGTCGCGCAATTATAAAGCTGCTGCTGAAAAAATCGAAAACGGCAGTTTCAATGAGGTAAAAGGCTTTGCCGAAAGATTGCTTTATCTTAAGACAACTTTTATCTATGGGCTGCAGATGCTCCACAGTTCCAAACATCTTTTCTTGGTAACCGGCTTTACTATTATTTCCTGGAGCTTTCAGGCAATAATGGTATATCTTTTAATAGGCGCATTTAGCCTTAATATAGACCTCTGGGGCGCAGTTATTATCATGATAATAAATACTATTATGGTATTAATTGTCGTAACTCCGGTCAATATCGGCACCTTTCAGCTTGCCTGTGTTTTCGCTCTTTCATTATTTGGCATAGATAAACATACCGCTCTGAGCTTTTCAATTGTATTGCACGCATTCAACTATATTCCGCCGGTTTTGTTGGGCTGGTTTTTCTCAGTTAAAGAGGGCTTAAGCTTCAAGAAACTCTACAATGAAAGGGCGCAAAAGGATAGTGATGAGATAGAGATTGAAGAAATTAAAATTAGGGAACCCATAAGATAA
- a CDS encoding DUF2231 domain-containing protein — MNLIHPTIVHLAIALFIMSMICEALSLITSKKTWPQFAKYYIGASAVMSFIAIITGSVDYRTLWMTEYGYIYLQTHMILGVLVFFIIQLLANYRILLQKMLPKSAFTAYLILCGICLGLLSGTASLGKTGVYKYGAGVSAAMLNRLETEEYLKKQYQLAAIPALIDKDSLAVLSANLTAFSTEDILYAPSDSMVQDDREPNSSELEMNENHPDSPVIDDDHHGHH; from the coding sequence ATGAATCTAATACATCCAACAATTGTTCACCTTGCAATTGCCCTTTTTATAATGTCAATGATTTGCGAAGCGTTAAGTTTGATAACCAGCAAGAAAACCTGGCCGCAATTTGCAAAATACTATATTGGCGCATCGGCAGTAATGTCATTTATTGCCATAATAACCGGCTCAGTAGATTATAGAACTTTATGGATGACCGAGTATGGCTATATTTATCTTCAAACGCACATGATACTTGGAGTACTGGTATTTTTTATTATTCAACTTTTAGCGAATTATCGGATACTATTACAAAAGATGCTGCCAAAATCTGCTTTCACCGCCTATCTGATTCTATGCGGAATTTGTCTTGGGTTGTTATCCGGTACTGCCAGTCTTGGTAAAACCGGCGTTTATAAGTACGGTGCCGGTGTTTCTGCGGCAATGTTGAACCGTTTGGAGACTGAGGAATATCTTAAAAAGCAATACCAACTGGCAGCAATTCCCGCGCTTATCGATAAAGACTCATTAGCGGTTCTATCAGCTAATCTTACCGCCTTTTCTACTGAGGATATCCTGTATGCGCCTTCCGATTCAATGGTTCAAGATGACCGCGAACCCAATTCATCAGAGCTTGAAATGAACGAAAATCATCCCGATTCGCCTGTTATTGACGATGACCATCATGGGCATCATTAG
- the lon gene encoding endopeptidase La, translated as METINANNEKVANIDISNLTTEPISILPIQTTVVFPSLVMPLMVAEARFTKLVDETLMDGKPLGLFTQKDPGKENINSDDIYRVGVAGHILKMLRFPDGSVRFLVQGISRIKIKKFVETEPFLKADVEVPKEIFDESIETEALMRNVLEQLANVTKLAPYLPDDLQVSAYNTSEPSKLADLIASNLNISIAEKQEVLEIFDVKKRLLKVNMMINKELQVLETSRKIQTDAASEMGKSQRDYILREQLKAIQKELGEADDRMLEIEDIKKKIKTANMPDEAREASEKELDRLSKMNPSAAEYTVSRTYLDWLVNLPWSVSTEDILDIKAAQKVLNEDHYDLDKVKERILEYLAVRKLNSDLKGPILCFVGPPGVGKTSLGMSIARAMGRKFFRMSLGGVRDEAEVRGHRRTYIGALPGRIIQGIRKSGSNNPVFMLDEVDKIGQDFRGDPSSALLEVLDPEQNFSFADHYLDVNFDLTKVMFITTANILETIPAVLLDRMEVITLPGYTDLEKLAIAKKFLIPRNLTDHGLTLKNLTFTDKAIKNVVSDYTRESGLRNLNRELGTICRKVARKVAAEEVIYTNVTPKLVQEFLGPEKYFQDFAEKIPSIGVVPGLAWTSAGGEILFIEAAAMPGKKDLKLTGQLGDVMKESVMTALSYLRSISDQLGIEQSYFTTHDFHVHVPAGATPKDGPSAGVTMFTALASLATNTPIAPYMAMTGEITLRGDVLPIGGLKQKALAAFRAGIKTILFPKKNKRDLIEIPKEITNKITFVPVENIDDILENALGLKLKKVASKEKKIKTTSKKLKKKSTKKAAKKKR; from the coding sequence ATGGAAACTATAAATGCAAATAATGAAAAAGTAGCTAATATCGATATAAGTAATTTGACAACCGAACCAATTTCAATTCTACCGATACAAACTACCGTTGTATTCCCTTCTCTGGTTATGCCTCTTATGGTAGCAGAAGCGCGGTTCACAAAGCTTGTTGATGAGACATTGATGGATGGCAAGCCGTTGGGGCTTTTTACTCAGAAAGACCCGGGAAAAGAAAATATTAACTCTGATGACATATATAGGGTGGGTGTTGCCGGACATATCTTGAAAATGCTTCGTTTCCCCGATGGTTCTGTTCGTTTTTTAGTTCAGGGTATTTCACGTATCAAGATTAAAAAGTTTGTCGAGACCGAACCGTTTTTAAAAGCCGATGTTGAAGTTCCGAAGGAAATATTCGATGAATCTATTGAAACCGAAGCATTGATGCGAAATGTTTTGGAGCAATTGGCAAATGTTACCAAACTTGCTCCGTATTTGCCGGATGATTTGCAAGTTTCGGCATATAATACAAGCGAACCCTCAAAACTGGCAGATTTAATTGCCTCGAATCTTAACATTAGCATTGCTGAAAAGCAGGAAGTTTTAGAGATATTTGATGTCAAGAAGCGTTTGCTTAAAGTAAACATGATGATAAACAAAGAACTTCAGGTGCTTGAAACATCGCGAAAGATTCAGACTGATGCAGCCTCGGAAATGGGCAAATCTCAGCGCGATTATATTCTTCGCGAACAGCTTAAGGCAATCCAGAAAGAGTTGGGTGAAGCTGATGACCGGATGTTGGAAATCGAGGATATTAAAAAGAAAATCAAGACGGCTAATATGCCCGATGAGGCGCGGGAGGCATCCGAAAAGGAACTTGACAGATTGTCGAAAATGAATCCCTCGGCGGCTGAATATACTGTAAGCCGCACTTATCTCGACTGGCTGGTAAATCTGCCATGGTCGGTTAGCACTGAGGATATTCTCGATATTAAAGCCGCTCAAAAAGTATTGAATGAAGACCATTATGATCTCGATAAAGTCAAAGAACGAATACTCGAGTATTTAGCTGTCAGGAAATTAAACAGCGACTTGAAAGGACCGATACTTTGTTTTGTGGGTCCTCCCGGCGTGGGTAAAACCTCTCTGGGCATGTCTATTGCGAGAGCAATGGGTAGAAAATTTTTCAGGATGTCGTTAGGCGGTGTTCGGGATGAAGCGGAAGTCCGCGGTCATCGGCGAACATATATCGGAGCTTTGCCCGGAAGGATAATTCAGGGTATACGAAAATCAGGTTCAAACAATCCGGTTTTTATGTTGGATGAAGTCGATAAAATCGGCCAGGATTTCCGCGGTGATCCATCCTCGGCATTGCTGGAGGTGCTTGACCCGGAACAGAATTTTAGCTTTGCCGATCATTATCTTGATGTAAACTTCGATTTAACAAAGGTCATGTTTATCACCACTGCTAATATCCTCGAAACTATACCGGCAGTTCTTCTTGATCGTATGGAAGTTATTACCTTGCCCGGATATACTGATCTTGAGAAGCTGGCAATCGCCAAGAAATTTCTTATTCCGAGAAACTTAACCGACCACGGCCTAACATTGAAGAATCTGACTTTTACTGATAAAGCTATTAAAAATGTTGTATCTGATTATACCCGTGAATCCGGTTTACGCAATTTAAATAGAGAACTCGGTACTATCTGCCGCAAAGTTGCCAGAAAAGTAGCGGCTGAAGAAGTAATATACACGAATGTTACTCCAAAATTAGTTCAAGAATTCCTTGGACCAGAAAAGTATTTTCAGGATTTTGCAGAGAAAATTCCCTCAATTGGAGTTGTGCCCGGCCTGGCCTGGACATCAGCCGGCGGTGAAATTCTGTTTATCGAGGCAGCAGCCATGCCCGGCAAAAAAGACCTTAAACTGACAGGTCAGCTTGGCGATGTCATGAAAGAATCCGTGATGACAGCGTTGTCATATTTGAGATCGATTTCGGATCAACTGGGAATCGAGCAATCATATTTCACTACTCATGATTTTCATGTGCATGTACCGGCAGGCGCTACCCCAAAAGACGGACCTTCTGCCGGAGTAACTATGTTCACAGCATTAGCTTCCTTGGCAACCAATACTCCAATCGCTCCTTATATGGCTATGACCGGCGAGATTACGCTGCGCGGCGATGTGCTGCCGATTGGAGGTCTCAAACAAAAAGCATTAGCCGCTTTCAGGGCAGGGATAAAAACAATTCTATTCCCCAAAAAGAATAAGCGGGACTTGATTGAAATTCCTAAGGAGATTACAAACAAGATAACATTCGTGCCAGTAGAGAATATTGATGATATTTTGGAAAACGCGCTGGGGTTGAAATTAAAAAAAGTTGCTTCCAAAGAGAAAAAAATCAAAACAACTTCCAAAAAGCTTAAAAAGAAATCAACAAAAAAGGCGGCTAAGAAAAAACGCTAA
- a CDS encoding mechanosensitive ion channel → MAGVVIFLFAAYYVLNRRYTVSSGRRFHLQMIMLALVFAGLLVIIMALPISDSSRGQLLSLLGILLSAAIALSSTTILGNAMAGFMLRIIQSFKPGDYIRVGEYFGRVSERGLFHIEIQNEDSDLMTLPNLYLVNNPVKVVRASGTFITAQVSLGYDIPRTKIESLLLKAAQKAELRDPFIYILKLGDFSATYRAAGFLEDIKQVISARSRLNEMILDIFNEANIEIASPTLMNTRTYPDTKQYVPKRSAVSGKVDKTISAKPPESIVFDKAEQAAKIENIRESYDKTGKELLELNNQLEQIKDESKRQHLQSQIIRLEAKRELLSEILKKQDKQKKE, encoded by the coding sequence ATGGCTGGAGTAGTTATATTTCTTTTTGCCGCTTACTATGTGCTCAACAGACGCTATACGGTATCATCCGGGCGCCGCTTTCATCTCCAGATGATAATGCTGGCATTAGTATTTGCCGGTTTGCTGGTTATTATAATGGCATTGCCGATTAGCGATAGCTCCCGCGGCCAGCTTTTAAGCCTGCTTGGTATCCTTCTCAGCGCCGCCATAGCCTTATCATCAACGACTATACTGGGCAATGCAATGGCTGGCTTTATGCTTCGGATTATTCAAAGTTTTAAACCTGGTGATTATATTCGTGTGGGCGAATATTTTGGGCGAGTATCCGAACGAGGGCTTTTCCATATTGAAATTCAAAACGAGGATAGCGACTTGATGACTCTGCCAAACCTGTACCTTGTTAACAATCCCGTGAAAGTAGTACGAGCCTCCGGGACATTTATTACTGCTCAGGTATCGCTTGGCTATGATATCCCCCGAACGAAAATAGAAAGTCTGCTTTTAAAAGCCGCCCAAAAAGCGGAATTACGGGACCCTTTCATTTATATTCTTAAACTTGGTGATTTTTCGGCAACATACCGCGCGGCAGGATTTCTTGAGGATATCAAGCAGGTTATATCTGCCCGGTCGCGCCTTAACGAGATGATTTTAGATATATTTAACGAGGCTAATATCGAAATAGCCTCCCCGACTTTGATGAATACGCGGACTTATCCCGATACAAAGCAGTATGTTCCGAAAAGAAGCGCAGTCAGCGGTAAAGTTGATAAAACTATCAGCGCCAAGCCACCGGAAAGTATCGTTTTCGATAAAGCTGAACAGGCAGCAAAAATTGAAAATATTCGCGAATCTTATGATAAAACCGGCAAAGAACTTTTGGAACTCAATAACCAACTTGAACAGATTAAAGATGAAAGCAAGCGACAGCATCTTCAATCTCAGATTATCCGATTAGAGGCAAAACGGGAATTATTATCTGAGATTCTCAAAAAGCAGGATAAGCAGAAAAAGGAATAG
- a CDS encoding NAD(P)/FAD-dependent oxidoreductase — translation MIKNRVIVIGAGAAGLMAAGQSALSGAKTLILEKKGSPGCKLSITGKGRCNLTNIAKQSEFIARFGRNGNFLRQAFSRFYAPELIEFFEKLGVPTVTERGGRVFPVSDDANDIVNALTRWAIECGAALQTKSPVQRLLIENNQVIGVEALKTSTSTKGSKRLKKHEYNADAVIIAAGGASYPGTGSTGDGFRLAEAVGHTIVPIRPALIPLETAGDTAPKLQGLQLKNVMAKVFIDRKKRAEEFGEMIFTHFGISGPIILTLSKQVVDALNRGGKVAVSIDLKPALDEHKLEARLIRDINTYGKKIFKSLLKGLLPSKLIPVCLNLMDIAPDKLNNQITASERKRLKTWLKDFRLEITGYRPLAEAIITAGGVSTREVDPRTMASRLVKGLYFAGETLDIDADTGGYNLQAAFSTGWLAGHSIDKCSVSGTIDNLKT, via the coding sequence ATGATAAAAAACAGAGTAATCGTAATCGGAGCCGGTGCTGCCGGATTGATGGCCGCCGGACAGTCCGCATTATCCGGAGCTAAAACGCTTATTTTGGAAAAGAAAGGTTCGCCTGGCTGCAAGCTTAGTATAACCGGCAAAGGGCGATGCAATCTTACCAATATTGCAAAACAGTCCGAATTCATTGCTCGTTTCGGGCGCAATGGTAATTTTCTCCGTCAGGCATTCTCGAGATTTTACGCACCTGAGCTTATCGAATTTTTTGAAAAACTTGGCGTTCCAACTGTAACCGAACGAGGCGGACGAGTATTTCCGGTTAGCGATGACGCCAATGATATAGTTAATGCCTTAACGCGATGGGCTATCGAGTGCGGCGCAGCTCTGCAAACAAAATCGCCTGTACAACGATTGTTGATAGAGAATAATCAGGTAATTGGAGTTGAGGCGTTAAAAACGTCTACAAGCACAAAAGGAAGCAAACGCTTAAAAAAGCATGAGTATAACGCTGATGCCGTGATAATTGCCGCCGGCGGAGCATCATATCCGGGCACCGGTTCGACAGGAGATGGCTTCCGATTGGCAGAAGCAGTCGGACATACTATTGTGCCAATAAGACCAGCCTTGATTCCCCTGGAAACCGCAGGTGATACAGCTCCAAAACTTCAAGGACTACAGCTTAAAAATGTAATGGCTAAAGTGTTTATCGACAGGAAAAAACGAGCGGAAGAATTCGGAGAAATGATATTCACGCATTTTGGCATTTCCGGCCCGATTATCCTGACATTAAGCAAACAGGTTGTCGATGCGCTAAACCGCGGCGGCAAGGTTGCTGTCTCTATCGATCTCAAACCCGCCCTCGATGAGCATAAGCTGGAAGCCCGCCTTATACGTGATATTAACACCTATGGAAAGAAAATATTCAAATCGCTTCTTAAGGGACTGCTTCCCAGCAAGCTGATACCCGTATGTTTAAATTTAATGGACATAGCTCCGGACAAACTTAACAATCAGATTACGGCTTCCGAACGAAAGCGATTGAAAACCTGGCTGAAAGATTTCCGCCTTGAGATAACCGGCTATCGTCCGCTTGCTGAGGCGATTATAACCGCCGGAGGAGTGAGCACTCGAGAAGTTGATCCCCGCACGATGGCTTCACGTTTGGTAAAAGGTCTTTATTTTGCCGGCGAGACGCTCGATATTGATGCCGATACCGGCGGCTATAATTTGCAGGCGGCGTTTTCGACAGGCTGGCTTGCCGGACATTCAATCGATAAATGCAGTGTTTCGGGAACTATCGATAATCTAAAAACTTGA
- the pilM gene encoding type IV pilus assembly protein PilM, translated as MAFGKKSKLAAGLDVGTNSIKLIKLRKKGDSYILKALAIKELPLGVISDEEIKDRDAVIFDIQSLVDQTDPKLKEIVLSISGHGVITDKIVIDRKSGAEAEQAILFEAEQRSPFDVEDVTLDYHIISEDVETNKMEVLLVAARNEFLKSYLDMIIDAGLKPVIVDTDAFAILNAYKINYDIDPSRVTALIDMGFDVTNMIFLKDGLYHSTRDVSNGVRIIFDAISKEFRLNQELTAKAIRGEMDGSIDQDMFKATIVTASEELVAGLEVAISYFKNSSGAEQVDWIVLSGGGALIPFLPEMLQAKLSTPIEICNPLRNIEYDPDMFIEFQPEKVAPLLAVPVGLAARNI; from the coding sequence ATGGCCTTCGGTAAAAAATCAAAACTAGCTGCAGGATTGGATGTAGGCACTAATTCAATTAAGCTGATAAAGCTTAGGAAAAAAGGCGATAGTTACATACTCAAGGCGCTGGCAATCAAAGAGCTTCCTTTGGGTGTTATATCCGATGAAGAAATTAAGGATCGGGATGCTGTAATATTCGATATCCAGAGTTTGGTAGACCAAACAGATCCCAAATTAAAAGAGATTGTTTTATCAATTTCGGGACATGGAGTAATCACCGATAAAATAGTGATTGACAGAAAATCCGGAGCAGAGGCAGAACAGGCGATATTATTTGAGGCGGAACAGCGGTCTCCTTTTGATGTTGAGGATGTTACCTTAGATTATCATATAATCTCAGAGGATGTCGAAACTAACAAGATGGAGGTATTGCTTGTTGCGGCGAGAAATGAATTCTTAAAAAGTTATCTTGATATGATAATCGACGCCGGTTTGAAACCTGTTATAGTAGATACGGATGCTTTTGCTATTTTAAATGCCTATAAAATCAATTACGATATCGACCCCTCGCGAGTTACCGCATTAATCGATATGGGGTTTGATGTAACCAATATGATTTTTCTTAAAGATGGGCTGTATCATTCTACTCGCGATGTCTCAAATGGCGTTAGAATCATTTTTGATGCCATATCGAAAGAGTTTCGCCTTAACCAAGAGTTAACCGCAAAGGCGATTCGCGGAGAGATGGACGGTTCAATCGATCAGGATATGTTTAAGGCCACAATAGTTACCGCATCTGAGGAGCTTGTGGCCGGACTTGAAGTAGCTATATCATATTTTAAAAACTCATCGGGGGCTGAACAGGTAGATTGGATTGTGCTTTCCGGAGGCGGCGCTTTGATTCCGTTTTTGCCGGAAATGCTTCAGGCAAAATTGTCAACCCCGATTGAAATTTGCAATCCATTGCGAAATATCGAATATGACCCGGATATGTTTATTGAATTCCAACCGGAAAAAGTGGCTCCGCTTCTGGCGGTACCGGTAGGGTTAGCGGCAAGGAATATTTAA
- a CDS encoding PilN domain-containing protein, producing the protein MIEINLLPKIYQKKKFGIKLDKNTLYVIGGGIGVLVLLFAYSLIFQIMPANSLSEKIKTARIEAAQYDSEIALIKELKSKKNLILSRISTIEVLDRDRDAWINVISDLGSRVPNYLWLTGFEQASGGTQEGEPAKTTINGRSFSINSLATFLIKLKKSPYLKNIEISTIALEEEMDVESYTFTINCDLMLTGFEDMIDSEKTLIAGKQAAGSEF; encoded by the coding sequence ATGATAGAAATTAATCTTTTACCAAAAATATACCAAAAGAAAAAATTTGGTATAAAACTGGATAAAAACACCCTATACGTAATAGGCGGCGGCATTGGGGTGCTTGTTTTATTATTCGCCTATTCATTAATATTCCAGATAATGCCGGCAAATAGCCTTAGTGAGAAAATCAAAACCGCTCGCATTGAAGCGGCTCAATATGATTCGGAAATCGCTTTGATTAAGGAATTAAAAAGCAAAAAGAACCTGATTCTATCCAGGATTAGCACAATCGAAGTGCTTGATCGCGACCGAGATGCTTGGATAAATGTAATTTCTGATCTTGGTTCTCGGGTGCCAAACTATTTATGGTTAACGGGTTTCGAGCAAGCTTCAGGTGGAACTCAAGAAGGAGAACCTGCAAAAACTACTATTAACGGCAGGTCATTTTCGATAAACAGCCTGGCAACATTCCTTATCAAACTGAAAAAATCTCCTTATCTAAAGAATATTGAAATTTCTACGATTGCATTAGAAGAGGAGATGGATGTTGAATCATATACTTTTACTATTAATTGCGATCTTATGTTAACTGGTTTTGAGGATATGATAGATTCAGAAAAAACCTTAATTGCAGGAAAGCAGGCGGCTGGTTCTGAATTTTAA
- the pilO gene encoding type 4a pilus biogenesis protein PilO, whose product MDLRDPKNQILSVIVAGFIILFYIWYSQFYSAYEIELNEKKAQNQQLEQQLFSVRQQAKSLDALQEEYNELLNRYEKVKLWLPEVKEDEAFLAQMHIAAQLANSTIISVTPQVTVSHDYYSANSYLVEVESTYHNLGSFYAKIVNFPFIVTISDVKLKSIEEGKGLDIGNTLKQNDHTVSSTFKLTSYNSNQGGQTQ is encoded by the coding sequence ATGGATTTAAGAGACCCTAAAAATCAAATTCTATCTGTAATAGTTGCTGGCTTTATTATTCTATTCTATATCTGGTATTCACAATTCTATTCAGCTTATGAAATTGAATTGAACGAAAAGAAAGCCCAAAATCAACAATTAGAGCAGCAATTATTTTCTGTTAGACAGCAAGCTAAAAGCCTGGATGCATTACAAGAGGAATATAATGAACTACTGAACCGATATGAGAAAGTTAAGCTATGGCTGCCAGAGGTAAAAGAAGATGAGGCTTTCCTGGCTCAGATGCATATAGCCGCCCAACTCGCAAACTCAACTATTATAAGCGTTACGCCGCAGGTAACGGTATCTCATGATTATTATAGCGCTAATTCTTATCTGGTTGAGGTTGAATCAACATATCATAATCTCGGTAGTTTTTATGCTAAGATTGTTAATTTCCCGTTTATAGTAACTATTTCTGATGTGAAATTGAAGAGTATTGAAGAGGGAAAAGGTTTGGATATCGGTAATACGCTAAAACAAAATGACCATACCGTTTCATCAACATTTAAGCTCACATCATACAACTCCAATCAAGGAGGTCAAACGCAATGA
- a CDS encoding AMIN domain-containing protein gives MRIFMCLIIVFMIFSTSQAEIYLKDINVSKHGDSVCVEITTSKPCLYEHFMIKKAPEKIVVDIQDVVNNWPRKSFGKLPFKSIEKIRTSQFQITPNLITRVVLDVNRPIGYKVEQLPLGLKITIPVITGEQAFIPWSANKQLPAIAQAVKKTPSNKTAAKPAKAKKKTSQKRKSGIKIESFPKRKLVKYKVGSHRDPFKPLVGNRGSLIAGDMPAIENLSLVGVFDEEAGEKALFEDTEGNGFLFKPGDRVQNGYLVSVRKNKAIFQVTEYGWTRTVALKLQMTEIK, from the coding sequence ATGAGAATATTTATGTGTTTAATCATTGTGTTTATGATATTTTCTACCAGTCAGGCGGAAATATATTTGAAGGATATAAATGTTTCTAAGCATGGTGATTCTGTTTGTGTAGAAATCACAACCTCGAAGCCATGTCTTTATGAACATTTTATGATTAAAAAAGCGCCTGAAAAAATTGTGGTAGATATCCAGGATGTTGTTAATAATTGGCCGCGTAAAAGCTTTGGGAAACTGCCTTTTAAGTCTATCGAAAAAATAAGAACCAGTCAGTTTCAAATAACTCCCAATTTAATAACGCGGGTTGTGCTTGATGTTAATAGACCGATAGGATACAAAGTCGAACAACTGCCGCTGGGTCTCAAAATAACAATACCAGTGATTACAGGTGAACAAGCATTTATACCCTGGAGTGCCAATAAGCAATTACCGGCAATTGCTCAGGCAGTTAAAAAAACTCCGAGCAATAAAACTGCAGCCAAACCGGCAAAAGCAAAAAAGAAAACATCACAAAAAAGGAAATCCGGAATAAAAATTGAGTCATTCCCTAAACGGAAGCTTGTTAAATATAAAGTTGGCAGTCATCGCGACCCATTTAAACCTTTAGTTGGAAACCGCGGAAGTTTAATCGCTGGCGATATGCCAGCTATTGAAAACTTATCATTAGTTGGAGTTTTCGATGAAGAGGCAGGGGAAAAAGCTTTATTTGAAGATACTGAAGGTAATGGCTTTCTTTTCAAGCCCGGCGATAGAGTTCAGAATGGTTATTTAGTTTCCGTACGAAAGAATAAGGCTATTTTCCAGGTAACGGAATATGGATGGACCAGAACCGTAGCCCTTAAACTGCAAATGACTGAGATAAAATAG